A genomic region of Vitis vinifera cultivar Pinot Noir 40024 chromosome 7, ASM3070453v1 contains the following coding sequences:
- the LOC100262864 gene encoding ABC transporter G family member 1 produces METTIQVPRWTPTPSPTSSPRGPNVPRWAPSPSPPSSPKRAMKSESFESNPPSSQGGNQVPRWNPNEPNTSSPRGYMQNESFEPSSTKGTHLPKWNQSPSRPSSPKRQIRDENFDELEMGTHLPTWTQNLIPPSSPKGAMKNESLELSPPSSPRASHVPRWTPSPSPSRSPKGPSRNESFDDLERGSVASEEDMSSDMEKFFPFNSDSISTSTRPPLDSLLLEAPSLRNLPKVKTSSQKPDVEQPKQNKNNVTRNIDMDFTSKSNGVFLTWKDLWVTVPDQQSGRRPILQRLTGYAQPGEVLAIMGPSGCGKSTLLDALAGRLGSNTRQAGEILINGRKQRLAFGTSAYVTQDDTLMTTLTVREAVHYSAQLQLPGSMPTSAKKERAEMTICEMGLQDCIETRIGGWGKKGLSGGQKRRVSICIEILTRPKLLFLDEPTSGLDSAASYHVMDRIVKLAHREGITVIASIHQPSSEVFELFHNLCLLSSGKTVYFGPASMANEFFAKNGFPCPSLRNPSDHYLRTINKDFDLDIEEGLGGATSTEEAINILVRAYKSSETCQQVQGRVSEICQQKGGVLEKKGSQASFATQCLVLTKRSFVNMYRDLGYYWLRLAIYIALCLCVGTIFYDIGFSYGSIQARGSMLMFVAAFLTFMAIGGFPSFVEDMKIFGRERLNGHYGVGAFVIGNSLSSIPYLLMISLIPGAIAYYLVHLQKGFEHFVYFAILLFVCMMLVESLMMMVASIVPDFLMGIITGAGIQGVMMLCGGFFRLPNDLPNPFWKYPMYYIAFHKYANQGFYKNEFEGLTFPNNQVGGAPTITGEEILQNVWQVEMGYSKWIDLAILFGMVVLYRLMFLGIIKTVEKVKPMIRGLFAVPPEKSKQILEDPIDPQYA; encoded by the exons ATGGAGACTACAATTCAGGTGCCTAGATGGACCCCAACTCCAAGTCCTACAAGCTCACCAAGGGGACCCAATGTGCCTAGATGGGCACCAAGTCCAAGTCCACCAAGCTCACCAAAACGAGCCATGAAGAGTGAGAGTTTTGAGTCAAACCCACCAAGCTCACAAGGAGGGAACCAGGTGCCTAGATGGAACCCAAACGAGCCAAATACAAGCTCACCAAGAGGGTACATGCAGAATGAGAGTTTCGAACCAAGCTCAACGAAAGGGACCCACTTGCCTAAATGGAACCAAAGTCCAAGCCGACCAAGCTCGCCAAAAAGGCAAATAAGGGATGAGAACTTTGATGAATTGGAGATGGGGACCCATTTGCCAACATGGACCCAAAATCTAATCCCACCAAGCTCACCGAAAGGGGCCATGAAGAATGAGAGTTTGGAACTAAGCCCACCAAGCTCACCCAGGGCGAGCCATGTCCCTAGGTGGACCCCAAGTCCAAGCCCATCAAGATCACCAAAAGGGCCCTCGAGGAATGAGAGTTTTGATGATCTGGAGAGGGGAAGCGTGGCTTCTGAGGAAGACATGTCCTCTGACATGGAAAAGTTTTTCCCATTCAACAGTGACTCCATTTCAACTAGCACCAGACCACCACTTGATTCACTTCTGCTTGAAGCCCCATCTCTGAGAAACCTTCCCAAGGTAAAAACGTCATCGCAGAAACCAGATGTTGAACAGccaaagcaaaacaaaaacaatgtcACGCGGAATATTGATATGGATTTCACATCCAAATCCAATGGTGTTTTCTTGACTTGGAAGGACCTATGGGTGACGGTGCCAGACCAGCAAAGTGGGCGACGTCCCATTCTACAGCGCCTAACTGGATATGCCCAGCCGGGTGAGGTATTGGCCATCATGGGTCCTTCTGGCTGTGGCAAGTCAACTCTTCTGGATGCATTAGCTG GAAGATTAGGTTCAAACACAAGGCAAGCAGGGGAAATTCTCATTAATGGTAGAAAGCAAAGACTTGCTTTCGGAACTTCG GCCTATGTGACTCAAGACGATACTCTAATGACCACATTAACAGTAAGGGAAGCTGTACACTATTCTGCACAGCTCCAACTCCCAGGCTCCATGCCTACCTCGGCTAAGAAGGAAAGAGCTGAAATGACGATATGCGAGATGGGGTTGCAAGACTGCATAGAGACAAGAATAGGAGGGTGGGGAAAGAAAGGCCTCAGTGGTGGACAGAAGAGGAGGGTTAGCATCTGCATTGAAATCTTGACGCGTCCAAAGCTACTCTTTCTAGATGAGCCCACCAGTGGCCTAGACAGTGCAGCTTCTTACCATGTCATGGACCGCATTGTTAAGCTTGCTCACCGAGAGGGAATCACTGTTATTGCATCAATCCATCAACCTAGCAGTGAGGTTTTTGAGCTTTTTCACAATCTCTGCCTTCTCTCCTCTGGTAAAACAGTCTACTTTGGTCCTGCTTCAATGGCAAATGAG TTTTTTGCTAAGAATGGCTTCCCTTGCCCATCTCTGAGAAACCCATCTGATCACTACCTTAGAACTATAAACAAGGACTTCGACTTA GACATCGAGGAAGGACTTGGTGGCGCAACAAGCACAGAAGAAGCAATTAACATTCTTGTAAGAGCCTATAAGTCATCTGAGACTTGCCAGCAGGTTCAAGGGCGGGTGTCTGAGATATGCCAACAG AAAGGAGGAGTGCTTGAGAAAAAGGGAAGCCAGGCTAGCTTCGCCACCCAGTGTCTTGTTCTTACTAAGAGATCCTTCGTGAACATGTATCGTGATCTAGGCTATTACTGGCTTCGACTTGCAATCTACATTGCATTGTGTTTATGTGTTGGGACTATCTTCTATGACATCGGCTTCTCTTACGGCTCCATTCAG GCTAGGGGATCGATGCTCATGTTTGTTGCAGCATTCTTGACTTTCATGGCAATTGGTGGATTCCCTTCATTTGTAGAGGACATGAAG ATCTTTGGGCGAGAAAGATTAAACGGGCACTATGGCGTTGGAGCATTTGTTATAGGAAACTCACTTTCTTCAATTCCTTACCTGCTTATGATATCTTTAATCCCCGGAGCAATCGCTTATTACCTCGTCCACCTTCAGAAGGGATTTGAACACTTCGTCTATTTCGCTATACTATTGTTTGTGTGCATGATGTTGGTTGAGAGCCTAATGATGATGGTGGCGAGTATCGTACCAGATTTCCTCATGGGAATCATAACAGGCGCAGGAATTCAAGGTGTGATGATGCTGTGCGGGGGCTTCTTCCGATTGCCGAATGATCTTCCCAATCCTTTTTGGAAATATCCGATGTATTACATTGCCTTCCATAAGTATGCAAACCAAGGATTCTACAAAAATGAGTTCGAAGGGTTGACATTTCCCAACAATCAAGTAGGAGGAGCACCCACCATTACTGGTGAAGAAATCCTGCAAAACGTTTGGCAAGTGGAGATGGGCTACTCTAAGTGGATTGATCTTGCTATCTTATTTGGAATGGTGGTTCTGTACCGCCTCATGTTTCTGGGGATAATAAAGACCGTTGAAAAGGTTAAGCCTATGATCAGAGGTCTTTTTGCTGTTCCGCCTGAGAAGTCCAAGCAAATTCTAGAAGACCCTATTGATCCACAATATGCCTAG
- the LOC132254095 gene encoding uncharacterized protein LOC132254095, translating to MRYKGKENIREYIMEMSNLVTRVKALKLELSEDILVHLVLISLPTQFSPFKISYNTQKEKWTLNELIAQCVQEEERLKQEKIESAHLASTSQGFGTNKKRKRDNKGKQTAVSGTSKQKEQKKQDKEITCFFYKKAGHMKKTCTKYAAWREKKGLPKEPNAN from the exons atgcggtataaagggaaagagaatatcagggagtacattatggaaatgtctaatcttgtGACGAGAGTCaaggcactaaagttagagttgtcggaagacatactcgtgcacttggtcttgatctctctgcctacacaattcagtccattcaaaatcagttacaatacacaaaaggaaaaatggactttgaatgagcttattgctcaatgtgtgcaagaggaagagagattgaagcaagaaaagatagaaagtgctcacttggcttccacatctcagggatttggtaccaacaagaaaagaaagagggacaataaaggaaaacaaactgcaGTTTCTGGGACATCAAAGCAAAAGgagcaaaagaaacaagataaggagatcacttgtttcttttacAAGAAGGCTggtcatatgaagaagacatgtaccaaatacgctgcttggcgtgaaaagaaag GGTTGCCTAAGGAGCCGAATGCCAATTGA